DNA sequence from the Pempheris klunzingeri isolate RE-2024b chromosome 9, fPemKlu1.hap1, whole genome shotgun sequence genome:
CAGCAGGACATCTATCAGGAACAAGGTTTGATTTGAGCCTCGTGTGTGTTAATGGAAGTGTGTGGACCCACTCGAGTATTAACATCTTACATTTAATTTCACAGTGTTGTATGTGAAAATAAGTGTGAGGAATTCAGCACACTGGACATAGCAAAGAAGTAGTCTGGTGTGAGACCAACCAGTAAGCATCTGCTGTTCACAGTGGAGGAACTCCCCCGTATTCATGTGTGAAGATTATTAGTATTAAAGCACTATTTTTAATCTGTGAACTTGAAATAGTGCAATTCATGAATGGATTAACTGTTTTAGCCTCATAAATGAACAATCTTCGCTTTTTGATCACAGACCAGAGAGAATGTACAGACAAATGTTACAGCATATGAAGGGCGTGAGCTTCATATCAGCCCATGCAGTCACAGGACAGCCGGAGTTTCCCCCAATAACAAGACAATGTCTTCATTCATTAGATGCTCCTCACCTTAtcttcctcttgtgtttgttgtgtcacCTTGTCATTGTGTTCAGGTGGCGGCAGATTGGACCTGGTCATCAGTGACTCCCCCATTCTCACCTATGACGATCTGTTGGGCTTCAGCTTCCAAGTGGCAAAAGGGATGGAGTTCCTAGCCTCCAAGAATGTACGATATTATCATTAATGTTCCATAACATGTAGCTGGTGGTATTTGACTCGAGCCTCTGGATTGTGTGTAGctatttaaaggaataattccACGTTTCAGGGAATTCTCTTAAGCTACAGCAAGTAGCTTAGCCTGGTTTAGCTTAacgtaaagactggaaacagtttgAAACAGCTAacctgtttctgtctgtagaTTATTAAGGCCACATACCTGCACCTCTAATTAACaatttcatgctactttattCCACCACAGTGCGTCCACCGTGACCTCGCTGCCAGGAACGTGTTGATCTGTGAGGGCAAACTGGTGAAGATCTGTGACTTCGGTCTGGCCAGAGACATCATGCATGACTCCAACTACATCTCTAAAGGCAGCGTAAGTGGGAAAAACCTTTGCACAGAtcaaggataaaaaaaacaaaaacatacgaACCTTAAGAAATTGCAAGGGATGCACTTCTAGTTTGGCTCTTGATATTGTTGAGTTTTAATGAACTTATAGAAAGTTGTAATGGACAAAAGCAACTGACAGTGAATGTAATTTCATAGATCTAATGTAACCAAAATTAAATAGTAGATCCACAGAGGTAgcaaaaagctgcaaaatggACTCTTAACCCTGTTTACTGTCTAATGTTTCAAAATAgctctttgttttctcacatgatttttttctttcatttagaCCTTCCTACCCCTGAAGTGGATGGCACCAGAAAGTATTTTCCATAATTTGTACACCACCCTGAGTGATGTGTGGTCATATGGCATTCTTCTTTGGGAGATTTTCACATTGGGTTAGTCCAAACACTCGTAttcacactcataaacacacacaaaaaaaacccattaatCTAAGAGAGAACTGGCTTGCACTTTAATTGCTTATATAGGTCACAATGTACCAGTTTCACCTGCTTGACTCCTCATCAATTCTTGAATGCACATAAACATCCCTGGATTACACTCTGCATGTAGGCTgttaattatgaaaatatgtCTCTGAGTGTCTAAAATGACAGTAATTGTGTGTAAGCTAAAGCAAATTTCAAATTCCATGTCTGATTGCAAGTACATACCAGCCTGTTTGAAGATTCATATGAGGTCTAAATCTTGTTAGGCACAGTCAGGCTTTGAGATCAGCATTTCCTTGCTCAGGgtactgtgatttttttttttttaaccttcttCCCACGATTTTTTGAAACTACCATGAAAACAAAGAAGACAATTTATTGCATAGGCAGTTTAAGCCTACCGGTCGAAAACAAACTCACAATCCAGCCTCTGTAAGTGAAAACCAAAGATTCTCTGTGCTTCCCTCTCTGAATCTGACAATCACTGGACTTTCTTACAGTGATTCTGATGATTCAAATAAACagtctctgctgtttttctcagtcaAGTGTCTTGTAGGTTAAGCAGTGTCATTTGTATTAAGAAATATTAAGCATGACCTCGGATTTATGGTTTGTCGTAGTTTGcatttacagtttacatttaGTTCTAGTTTAGATTTATAGCCTATACATGTCTTCTGATTTCTAGGTCAGCTCGttaataattttaaatgttttctgcagGAGGAACCCCCTACCCTGATTTGCCCATGAATGAGTTATTCTACAGCGCGCTGAAGAGAGGCTACCGGATGTCAAAACCCACCCACGCCTCTGATGAAGTGTGAGTCTCATTGTAATCTCTCCTGTAACTCCTgacatgaaaatgcaaaataagaGGTTGATTAAGTTTATGCTCTCTATGGTGCAGTTATGAAATCATGAAGAAGTGCTGGGACGAGAAGTTTGAGAAGCGGCCTGAGTTCTCCTTTCTGGTGCACAGTGTGGGGAATATGCTGACAGAGAGCTATAAGAAGGTAGGCCTACTTTATTCATGCTGAATTTAATTGTGAGCTTGGATTCATACCACATATTCCTGATTTCTAAATCTTATTTTATACTTGGGTGAGGTTATATATTAACTGATTAACACATCTTCACAGTTACTTTTCACTCACCATTCATTTAGTCACAGCCAGCCTAtctgccccctagtggctggTTGAAGGCCTGGTTaccattcacacactgagccaCAACTTTCTGCTGAACTATGTAGATACCAGAGGTGGAAAGTCACTTTGTGGATTCAGATCTTTAagagagtatttttacactgttgtaTTACTACTTATACAGAAGTAAAGCATCTAAGTACTTGCTTGTCTGTGATGCTGTTGTACTTTTTAGATAACAACCTTTTAATGTTGCAAGTTTGAATATAAACTACACGATATCAGTTATTTTTGTATGTCAGTTATGTGCAACACAGATTTATACATGTTTTGTGCGGTAATCaaagcaaatacaaaaacaaatcaaggacGTTAGGGAGCTCTCTTTTAAAATTAGGATTTATGGTAGTCATACACATTGAACAACACACTtaagaaacttttttttgcttttctatGGCCATGTATTCATAGGTAACCATAAACGTTAGTAGAAGATGAATCCACTCTTGTAAATGATCTTGAAGTTGAGAATATTGCCCTGGGCACTGTTTGAACTctgcaagaaagaaagaacaggtTGTGATACTGTGCAGGTCTATGCTGGCCATGCTGTCTACCAGTTTGTTCCTCACTGATTCTTAAAGTAgataataaacagttttttcatAAAATCATTGGTGCTGAAAGTCTCATATctgcatttaattaattaattcctCATTGCTCAAACAATCAAACTATCCTCCCCTGACAACAGAGATACAACCAAGTCAATGAGAACTTCCTGAAGAGTGATCACCCGGCAGTCGCCCGCACCAAACCCAGACTCTCCTCACCCTTTCCGATCGCCAACCCAGTATTCGGCTCGCCATCCCCCATCACCCCCTCATTCCCCCCGGATCCCTACAACCAGAGCCCGAGCCCCGGAGAATTTGGacaacaagcagacacacaggaagtcatAACCTCATACAATGAATACATCATTCCCATCCCAGACCCCAAGCCGGAGGAGGTTTTCACTGACGTGCCGTCGGAGAGCCCTGCAAGGTACAGAGCCGCTGAAAAAGATGCTGCAGATGTGTGCCAAATGCTGGGGTTGCAAGAAAGATGAGGATGTATTTGCTCAACAAGAGCAGTTTTTTCCACCTCACACCCACTCATCCAGATGTTGGCTTAGACAATAGCTGCATTATGGAGGCAGACATGGAGACATGTTTTTATAGCATATATAAACACTCAGTCAAGCAAAGTTGGCTTTAAAGGCCAAATAAATAGTTGACCGTACAATATCCAGATATACTTATACATATAatcaaagttgttttttgaAATAACTTATAATAAACGTGGATACTTGCATTTGAATCATAGATTGTACCTTTAACATTGTGGTTTGGGTTTGAGTTCTTTGGCATCctgatgagagaaaagagagaagttgATCCAGGGCCACAAGCTGACGTCAGTGAGGAGCCCATGGACACCTGAGGCAGCATTTTAGAATCAAATATCCACCACATGGGCCAATCAATAACAAGCTTGTTCAACGGTCATCCTTCACGTGTTCTTTAAAAATTGTTAACTTATGGCTACAGCTGAAACAATGATGAGTTAGTAGActcacagaaaattaatcaatgatgatttaattaattcattaattattttagtctgtttaaagaaaaaaaagctacacattcttcttctacattgtgaggatttgctttttttgttctATGTGATCATAAACTGAGTATGTTTGGGTTTTAGACTGATAGTCTAGCAAAAgcaatttaaagaaaattgtAGCTAAAGTTTTCAAACAATTACTCATATGTGAGAAAATAATGCATTAGAAGCTGCTAAACATCCCAAAGAAGTAAGACATCTTGTgttactgattaaaaaaaaaaaattagataaacTTGGGAGCAAATTGATTCATCCCAGTAATTTAGTGCACTTTGCATAAATTTCCTATTTGAGTTCAAAtgtcttgtggttgctggaagGAAGATGAAAAAATGAAGGCAAATGTCAGCACCACTAAGAGACATTAATAGATACTGAccattctgtgtttttttatgacTCATACGGTTTCTGAGTGCACTGAGTGAagttctgttttggtttcctgCCCTCAGCTCTCTAGCTCTGGAGGAAGAGACCGACTCCATGTCGCAAGACACGGCTGACACTCTTCCAGAAGAGGACAGGCTGGAGGAGACCAGCGAAAGAGACGCTCTGCTGGGCTCCTCGGGGACGCCCGAGGTAGAAGACAGCTTCCTGTAGCCAAATGTAGAAACCTTGATAAAAGAGCCCTTTTCTGAGGGAACGTGACTAAACTAGAATTTAGCAAAATTGAGACTGAGAAGGCAATCTTTGTTTTACCACATAGCAGTTGAAAAGCTTATCACACTTAGTATCTCTGAAACTACAAAATGGTAAGAAATAATGAGCATGATGTTATTATACAGTCATTTATTGGCTTACCACAATAGAAATACGGTACCCTCTTCACACTCCTATTCAGATTTATTCATAGTTTACAACAAGTGAagatacatttactgtattttccgTTGTAGCCAGAGACTTATGAGGCCTTATGAGATATGCGCTTTTTTAGCCATTATTATTTTAACTCCCCTACAAAAGCAGGTAATTGTCTTGGTTTTTAATAGtttgtaatgatgatgatgtaatgaTTAatacaaccaaacaaaaaaaatacaaactattaatgaaaacaaaactctgTCCAAACAAGAACAATATGTAATTCTCATATTAGTGGGAATCATTAACATTAACCACAACCAGCCATGGAAAGTTAGTAagtgatgtttttgttgcattttttacCATAAGTACAACCAACAACTGTATTCACGGTATTATAAATAGTTTTGTATTACCAAGAcaagaaatacagacagattcTACATGCACTGTTTTACTATACGAAATACTTTTTAGTCACATTTGCCATAGTGCCAGAAGTGTTCTTTGtgagaaatatatgaaatgtatATACCATTTGTGGATATTGAATACTTGTTTTATGGAGGTTTATTTCATAGTTCTGTGCCAGATTTGCACTTTATTTAGAGCAATGTGGATATTCATAATGAAGATATAAAAACAATTTACAGCGTTTGACTTAAATATACAGCTGTTAGAGTCAATCAGTTTCTCTGATGAAAGGTGATTCTGaaagtgaataataataatacaaatgaataataCAGCGTATCACTGCCTGAGTACATGATGGCACACAAGAGTGCCTTTGTATATAGACTGACAGATTTTTGTCTATTGTTGCTTGCTGATATGAAGGGCTACTGAACTCAAGAAACCTAGATAGCCACACGTGAACACGTTAAACTGATGCTTCTAGTCATCTGTTGTGTTGTATAACAGTCACTTACACTTCGTTTCAACTTTGAATACTTTGTCCACCATTTATACCAACACATTGTAATTTTTGTGTAGCAATTTAAAATGCACAAGATCACTGTATCACAAACTATGGTACCAAAGCTCTTCTTAACGTTtacaaatatatgttttatatgtgcCATTTTCTATGTTGTAAATGTGACAATAAATGTGTATTATCATAGTAGGACTGGAAGTGTGAATCTTTCATGAATCATTTGAGGTCAGTGGCTCTCATTTACTGCGCTACTTtgtctgcatctttttttttccaactactaacaactgaaaaaacactttcacaatTTCTATCTTCCACATTCAGCAGTTTTTACGTGAATCTATCTGAAAGTTATTACCATAAATTACTTTGAAGAAGCTGCATATATCAATATACTAATTTTCTTACTCTACACTCTTATATCTCccagtgtttttttctgattgcGAGGTCAGATTTCTCAGAGCCCTTTGACTCATCCTTCTCTTTCCCACAAGTCCATGTTTTCCCGTGTTACAACAAGAAAACCCTGGCAGCTATGGTTCAACAGTGATAGAGGTGATTAGTCTCACCCCAACAGATGCCTTGAGAGAAttgtgcttttctgtggtgAATTGACACTGGCTCATTAATTTGTTGAGCGTGATATGCTGATCcgcctccccacacacacacccacacacacgcagttcCCTCCACCCTTCACCACTTGCTTACTGAAAGATTTTATGTTTGCTGTGTGACTTCTGTGGTGAAGTGACTGTAAACGAGTACAAGGGAGAAGAAGGGCAGAGGCAAACAAATAGGGGAGAAGGGACTCTTGTGTCAGCTCTGGATGCTGGAAACATCAAATCCAGGGAAGTTATCATACCCCTCTGTTACACTGAAGGCATCTGCAGGTGAgtacatttgaaataaattatgctTCTATAATGCAAAATTCAGCTGTATTTTGTGGTGTTTAGTGACTTATCAGTTCCCTAATTGGAATCATGAAATGCTTACTCAAAATGTTCCCTGATTTTAATGTACACATATGAGGACAAACATTAGAGCAGTCTGCTCTGACCAGACAGAAAAGAGACGTTAATGGGGGGGAAGATTGATAGCACAACTTCAGAGGTGGTTTTCTCAGTCCTCTCTCCAACACCACAGATCAAAAGAAGAGGGTTTTGTAGCACAACCAAACATCAACATTCAACCTGCAGGTTTGAGGTTGATCCAGGATGCAGTCCTGCCTCGCTCTGCTGCTGGGGATTGTGGCCTCGGCTGCTTCAGGTAAGGCGCATTAAACATTTCCAAAACGTATTTAGTGTATGTTTCACTTGTTTGTCCACGGCTACTGTAGATTTGTGTGTAGTCTTTAACAATGCAAGTGAAAGAGGAGCTctctaaaaatgacaaaacatgcagaattgtgatttttttcaaatagttttttttgaaagatttaaAATCTGAGAATTTGTtatgtaaaaaattaaatgttggGAAAATATCAGATTAAACCAAAGACTGAGATGAAATCCAATTACAATAAGATATTTTTTTGACACAATCAAGCTAACCAATCATTTATATAATTAgatgtatatactgtattaatATGATATTTACATGGAAAAGACATGCTCAAACATGACTTCTCGTGTATGAAGCTGATTTTCCGGTACATCTCATGCCATAAACTCGTGGTCATTGCAGAGGAGCCTTTTCATCTGAAATCTGACACTCTATTGTGTCTAATCAGCAGAACAATTGTCTGCAGCATCATGAGATGTTTTTTGGGTCATTCGTATGATGTTTTCTTGCATTGTTTTTCCCATTATGGCACTCAGCCATGCAGCGTATGGGTATCACTCGTTGGGCATCAAATTGCAATTTCATGTATTTGCATTTGAGCACATAAAAGCATCTGTTGTCTGGCTTACTATGGCTGAGTGAGTTGCTTTCTAGTGGATTACTGTGGTGTAATTGGGGTCATTTTGGGGTTAGAAGAATAGTTCATTTAGATGATTGAACAGGGACTTTGTGGGAAAAGCAACGGTTTAAACCAACAAAACACACTAAGGAACAAAAACGATCATTGGTTTCAAGCTCCATGTCATTCATGGTCTCTCTACATTATCTCATGTGATTTGGTGAATAGAAATAATGCTGATCATGGAATCTCAGTTCTGCTTCAAGTTTCCAAACAAACCATCCCAACCTCTCAACAGAAACTTTTATAACCTTTACGGAAAGTTTTGACTCTAAATGAGGTAACCAGTGgtccaacagaaaacaaatcttaGATGCAATGTATTGTGCTGCAGGGTTTCTACAAACTTCCAAATCCTAAGCAAAGTCCTCAAAGAGAGCACTGTTCTTCATCACTAAAACTCGCGTCAACAGTCCCTGAGGGTCAGACTCTTTTTTTAGCAGTTTTTCCCTCAAAGATGGCTGAAAAATGTCACTCCCTTTTCCATGCTTAAAATTcttaaatgtgcatgtttggTGTCGAACATGAGGGCATGAGTACCAGACGTGAATCTTTGcttatttaaagttttaaagtctCCAGTGTTTGTACCATGTATTTGTAATTCTATTTTGTATTGCtaaaaacagaagtgaaaaGGATCGGGGGATATCTGATGTTCAGTCTGTTTCCTGAATGCATGAGATTACTtccaaaataaatcagtaatTGTGCAAACAGGACAGCTTTGGGTTCACAGTTATGCTAAAATGACCAAACAGAAATGAGTTTTGAATAATAATGAACCCTTCCTTTCAATGCATTTTCATTGCCTAAAAAGTTTATAcgtgcatttatttattcatattttcattcctTCTCAGTGGAATGGAGGCGTCCAGTGATCAAGTTCAACTCAAAGGTGGTGGAGAGCTCTGAGGTAGTGGTCAAACCTGGGACTCCTCTGGATCTGAGGTGTGAGGGTGACGGGTCTGTAAACTGGCAAACAAGGCTAGCCAAACACAGACGTTACGTGTCCAAGGGCAACGGGAACACCCGCACCTTTAAAGTGGATCGTCCCTCTGCAGAATTCACTGGAACATACAAGTGTTATTACACTGCTGGGTCGCAGCATCGTGAGCTGACCTCCTCAGTACATGTATACATAAAAGGTGCGCTCAGATAAATGAGAGTCCTACTTGGCAATGCTTGGATATACCATCATCAACTTTCTATGACTCTTTGTCAGATCTCACATTATTCCATTGTGTCCGTCCCTTTCCTTACTAGATCCAAATCGTTTGTTCTGGACAAGCAGCACGTCCCTGCGGGTGGTGAGGAAGGAGGGTGAGGACTACCTGCTGCCCTGCCTGCTGACTGACCCAACAGCCACAGACCTGAGCCTCCGCATGGACAACGGCACCACCGTACCCCCAGGGATGAACTTCACAGTTTACCGGCACCGCGGTATTCTCATCCATAGCCTCCACCCCAACTTCAATGCTGACTATGTCTGCACAGCCAGGGTTAATGGAGTGGAGAGGACCTCCAAGGCCTTTTCCATCAACGTCATCCAGAGTGAGACCATTTGATTGTTAGGAGTGATTACCCAAAGCTATCACACCAAGTCTTTGGAAGTAATGAAAATGAGGTTTGATCTCATTTATGATTTCTTTGTGCTCTAGAGCTTCGTTTCCCCCCGTATGTCTTCTTGGAGACAGATGAATATGTGCGCATTGCTGGGGAGGAACTCAAGATTCGCTGCACAACACACAACCCCAACTTCAATTACAATGTCACCTGGAAATACAGCACCAAGTCGGTCAGTGAGAGGCATTTTGGGAGTTTTCTTGATTATGGTGGCGAGCATAATTTGAACTCTGattgtatttcttctttttgtcctcAGAAACCAACAATAGAAGAGAGGGTTCGCTCTAGTGGGGAAAATCGCCTGGACATTCAGAGTATACTGACTATCTCTGCTGTGGACCTCGCAGACACAGGAAACATTTCCTGCATTGGTACTAATGAAGCAGGCACGAACAGTTCAACAACATACCTGCTGGTTGTAGGTAAGCCACAGAAACGTTTTCACTTTTGCTTTATTGAAAAGTCTGCAACAAGTAACAAGTAATgacaactgaaaacaaactgtttgGATTTTTCTGAACAGACAAGCCCTACATCAGGCTGTTGCCCCAGCTGTCCCCTAAACTGGCCCACCAGGGTCTTTCAGTAGAGGTGAACGAAGGAGAAGATCTGGAGCTCAGCGTGCTTATTGAAGCGTACCCCCACATTACAGAGCACAAATGGCACACCCCAACATCTCCCAACACGTCCACACAGGAGCACAAGCTCATCAGATACAACAACAGGTACAACACCATGCGTCTCCAATTACTTCAACTTATTGCTCCAAGATGTCGGCAtactttcaataaaaaaaaaaaaatttttttaaatcaagcatACAACAGGAAGCTACTCTGGACTTGAAATATGCTGTCGGTGCATTTTGGTTGAATTTGACAGGGAACACCAAGGTCATTATATTTCCTCAGGTCATAGAAACTGCAGCCAGAAGGAAGAGTGAAGTTCTGTTTTTAGGTTGTTGACATACTCAGCAATGATACCTAGGAACTGTCTGAATTCAAGCCGCAGAATTAGTCATGTTGGATACTCTAGACATTCCTCTTTTTGTCAGTTtgaagatcctttttttttttagataccACGCTAGTCTGAAGATAAAGAGAATGAATGCACAGGAGCAGGGACAATACACCTTCTACACCAAGAGTGACTTGGCTAATGCATCCATCACATTCCAAGTCCAAATGTATCGTAAGTGACATAAAAAGCACGAATCAGATCAGTAAACGCATGTTGTTTTGATGATttgatgatttcattttctctggTTTCCTTTTCAATTCTGATGACCTCCTCTGGCCTTTCTTTTCCTTAATGTAATTTTCTCCTTACTGGCAGAGAGACCTGTTGCTGTGGTGAGATGGGAAAATGTAACCACACTCACTTGCACCTCATTTGGCTATCCTGCTCCCAGAATCATCTGGTACCAGTGTTTTGGAATACGGCCTACGTAAGTGTCACTGCAAATTGCAGCCATTTAGCTGACACTTAAACCCAGAACAGAGAGCAAGGATGTAAGGTTTTACTACCAATGTGCTTGTGATGTTTGGGGCCTTTATCTGACTGTACATGTGTTGTAATGAGGCAGGTGCAATGAAAACACCACAGGGCTGCAGATGGCGATTCCTCTCCAAGCTCCTACAGTGGAGGTCCAGAGGGCGGAGTACGGGGCCGTGGAGGTGGAGAGCGTCCTCACCGTGGGGCCGTCCAGCCGGAGGATGACGGTGGAGTGTGTGGCCTTCAACCTTGTTGGCGTCAGTAGCGACACTTTTGCCATGGAGGTTTCTGGTGTGTACTGGAGAGTTTGATCACCATTTGTGCTTTTTCAGGATGTGATCATAGCTGCGGTGCTTCTCTATTTGCTATTGTACAGTCACACAGATATTTCTCAAACCAAATCTGATGTCTGATTTCTGAAAATGTGGTTTCGTGGTCAGCTGATCCCTTTGTAGTTGTTGATAAAACTGCATAATTTCACAGtatacacaatacacaaaggGACATTAGAAAATGTCTGCTTGTATGACACATTGTCAGTCTATATGAGTTAAATTACAcattaatattgattttttGCTGATTGTGCAGACAAGCTGTTCACTTCTACCTTGACTGGAGCAGCAGGCATTTTGGCCATCCTCCTTGTGCTCctggtttttctgttttacaaatATAAGCAGGTATGGTGCGCTTACATTCTTTATGTGTAACCactaaaacatacagtaaactAAGTTGTAAAATATTGTTTAGACATCCAAATATTTCCAAAGGAAACAGGCCATctagctgctgtgtttttgttgctttggtTTACCTGCATCTGCTTCCGTTTTCACTTTCAGAAACCCAGGTATGAGATCCGTTGGAAGATCATTGAGGCAAGAGATGGAAACAACTACACCTTTATTGACCCCACTCAGCTCCCTTACAATGAGAAGTGGGAGTTCCCAAGAGACAAGCTGAAGCTAGGTTTGTACCGTGTTGTCCTAAATTCACTCAAACACATTTGagtgtttgcattttgaaaCACTGGCAATTACTAGGTGCAGACCTGGTGTAGGTTAAGCTTAAAGGGCTTTCTCGTTGTATTTTCTGTCCAAGCAGGGAAGATCCTGGGTGCAGGAGCTTTTGGAAAGGTCGTTGAGGCCACAGCCTATGGTCTGGGAAAAGATGACAATGTGTTGCGTGTAGctgtgaaaatgttaaaaggtGAGCAAATGTTAAGAGCTTTATTTAACAGAGAGATCACTGTGATCTTGAGCAAGCCAACTGGCAAAT
Encoded proteins:
- the LOC139207290 gene encoding macrophage colony-stimulating factor 1 receptor 1-like isoform X1, with protein sequence MQSCLALLLGIVASAASVEWRRPVIKFNSKVVESSEVVVKPGTPLDLRCEGDGSVNWQTRLAKHRRYVSKGNGNTRTFKVDRPSAEFTGTYKCYYTAGSQHRELTSSVHVYIKDPNRLFWTSSTSLRVVRKEGEDYLLPCLLTDPTATDLSLRMDNGTTVPPGMNFTVYRHRGILIHSLHPNFNADYVCTARVNGVERTSKAFSINVIQKLRFPPYVFLETDEYVRIAGEELKIRCTTHNPNFNYNVTWKYSTKSKPTIEERVRSSGENRLDIQSILTISAVDLADTGNISCIGTNEAGTNSSTTYLLVVDKPYIRLLPQLSPKLAHQGLSVEVNEGEDLELSVLIEAYPHITEHKWHTPTSPNTSTQEHKLIRYNNRYHASLKIKRMNAQEQGQYTFYTKSDLANASITFQVQMYQRPVAVVRWENVTTLTCTSFGYPAPRIIWYQCFGIRPTCNENTTGLQMAIPLQAPTVEVQRAEYGAVEVESVLTVGPSSRRMTVECVAFNLVGVSSDTFAMEVSDKLFTSTLTGAAGILAILLVLLVFLFYKYKQKPRYEIRWKIIEARDGNNYTFIDPTQLPYNEKWEFPRDKLKLAGKILGAGAFGKVVEATAYGLGKDDNVLRVAVKMLKASAHSDEREALMSELKILSHLGHHKNIVNLLGACTYGGPVLVITEYCSLGDLLNFLRQKAETFVNFVMNIPDIMENSNDYKNICSQKQFIRSDSGISSTSSSSYLEMRPSQQPNMQSSRVSVCEETSDWPLDIDDLLRFSFQVAQGLDFLAAKNCIHRDVAARNVLLTDHRVAKICDFGLARDIMNDSNYVVKGNARLPVKWMAPESIFDCVYTVQSDVWSYGILLWEIFSLGKSPYPCMAVDSRFYKMVKRGYQMSQPDFAPPEIYMVMKMCWNLEPTERPTFSKIRQMIERLLGDQPGQEQLIYQNVQKQVTEGEVCDEPKCCDGPCDQSCDHEEEEQPLMKTNNYQFC
- the LOC139207290 gene encoding macrophage colony-stimulating factor 1 receptor 1-like isoform X2, which codes for MQSCLALLLGIVASAASVEWRRPVIKFNSKVVESSEVVVKPGTPLDLRCEGDGSVNWQTRLAKHRRYVSKGNGNTRTFKVDRPSAEFTGTYKCYYTAGSQHRELTSSVHVYIKDPNRLFWTSSTSLRVVRKEGEDYLLPCLLTDPTATDLSLRMDNGTTVPPGMNFTVYRHRGILIHSLHPNFNADYVCTARVNGVERTSKAFSINVIQKLRFPPYVFLETDEYVRIAGEELKIRCTTHNPNFNYNVTWKYSTKSKPTIEERVRSSGENRLDIQSILTISAVDLADTGNISCIGTNEAGTNSSTTYLLVVDKPYIRLLPQLSPKLAHQGLSVEVNEGEDLELSVLIEAYPHITEHKWHTPTSPNTSTQEHKLIRYNNRYHASLKIKRMNAQEQGQYTFYTKSDLANASITFQVQMYQRPVAVVRWENVTTLTCTSFGYPAPRIIWYQCFGIRPTCNENTTGLQMAIPLQAPTVEVQRAEYGAVEVESVLTVGPSSRRMTVECVAFNLVGVSSDTFAMEVSDKLFTSTLTGAAGILAILLVLLVFLFYKYKQKPRYEIRWKIIEARDGNNYTFIDPTQLPYNEKWEFPRDKLKLGKILGAGAFGKVVEATAYGLGKDDNVLRVAVKMLKASAHSDEREALMSELKILSHLGHHKNIVNLLGACTYGGPVLVITEYCSLGDLLNFLRQKAETFVNFVMNIPDIMENSNDYKNICSQKQFIRSDSGISSTSSSSYLEMRPSQQPNMQSSRVSVCEETSDWPLDIDDLLRFSFQVAQGLDFLAAKNCIHRDVAARNVLLTDHRVAKICDFGLARDIMNDSNYVVKGNARLPVKWMAPESIFDCVYTVQSDVWSYGILLWEIFSLGKSPYPCMAVDSRFYKMVKRGYQMSQPDFAPPEIYMVMKMCWNLEPTERPTFSKIRQMIERLLGDQPGQEQLIYQNVQKQVTEGEVCDEPKCCDGPCDQSCDHEEEEQPLMKTNNYQFC